A single genomic interval of Hevea brasiliensis isolate MT/VB/25A 57/8 chromosome 4, ASM3005281v1, whole genome shotgun sequence harbors:
- the LOC110642868 gene encoding uncharacterized protein LOC110642868, whose protein sequence is MPENPKSTKLRNFVVALRFCSTSLFFLRSSQSIKMRPLDETETDAVFRKLYSFTGHNLKNIVENPSHEGPDPSPGRYCFRLHKNKVYYVSESLVKRATNISRKNLASLGTCIGKFTHGGNFHLTIQALNLLAANAKHKVWLKPTSEMSFLYGNHVLKGGLGRITDSISKNDGVVVFSMSDVPLGFGSAARSTQDCRKLDPNGIVVHHQGDIGEYLRMEDEL, encoded by the coding sequence ATGCCTGAAAACCCTAAAAGTACAAAGCTGAGAAATTTTGTTGTTGCGTTGCGATTTTGCTCAACTTCCCTGTTTTTCCTCCGGTCATCTCAAAGCATCAAGATGAGGCCTCTGGACGAGACTGAAACGGATGCTGTTTTCAGGAAGCTATACTCTTTCACCGGCCACAATCTCAAGAACATCGTCGAGAACCCTTCCCATGAAGGACCTGACCCCAGTCCTGGTCGCTATTGCTTCAGGCTCCACAAGAACAAGGTCTACTACGTTAGCGAGTCCTTGGTGAAGCGAGCCACGAACATAAGCCGTAAGAATTTAGCCTCACTCGGCACTTGCATTGGCAAATTCACCCATGGAGGCAACTTTCACTTGACGATTCAGGCCTTGAATCTATTAGCTGCGAATGCCAAACACAAAGTTTGGCTAAAACCCACATCGGAAATGTCGTTTCTTTATGGGAATCATGTGTTGAAAGGTGGATTGGGAAGGATTACTGACAGTATTTCTAAAAATGATGGGGTTGTGGTGTTCTCTATGTCTGATGTGCCTCTAGGGTTTGGTTCCGCAGCGAGATCAACCCAGGATTGCAGGAAGTTGGATCCTAATGGAATAGTGGTGCATCACCAGGGGGATATTGGTGAATATTTGAGAATGGAGGATGAACTTTGA
- the LOC110642848 gene encoding protein SRC2 has translation MEQRTLDINVISAKDLKDVNIFSKMDVYAVVSISGDSQLPKQKTRTHVDREGGTNPTWNFPAKFTIYETPAQQSRLNLVFKLRCDRALGDKDIGEVNVPVKELLDSMGDGKSMQFVIYQVRKPSGKPKGELSFSYKFGDKFDSGPEKVGGKADQPVTAYPAPPPPMVGPSSAPYGGLGPYPTAPPPPQPVAGYAYPPPHPGYGYPPPPPGYGYPPPPPQVSYGYPPAPQVGYGFPRAQAGYGYPAVQQPPKKNKFGLGLGAGLLGGVLGGLLIGDMVSDPAAYDAGFDVGF, from the coding sequence ATGGAGCAAAGGACTCTTGACATCAACGTGATCTCTGCAAAAGATCTCAAAGATGTCAATATCTTCTCCAAGATGGATGTCTACGCTGTTGTTTCAATCTCAGGCGATTCACAACTCCCTAAACAAAAGACCAGGACACATGTAGACCGTGAAGGTGGTACCAATCCCACCTGGAATTTCCCTGCCAAATTCACAATCTATGAGACACCAGCTCAGCAGAGCCGCTTAAACCTCGTCTTCAAGCTCCGGTGTGATCGTGCCTTAGGAGATAAAGATATAGGTGAAGTCAACGTCCCTGTCAAGGAGCTCTTGGATTCCATGGGAGATGGGAAATCCATGCAGTTTGTTATTTATCAGGTCAGAAAGCCATCGGGGAAACCTAAAGgtgagttgagtttttcttataaGTTTGGTGACAAATTCGACTCAGGACCTGAGAAGGTCGGGGGCAAAGCTGACCAACCCGTCACTGCATATCCTGCTCCTCCTCCTCCGATGGTTGGTCCTAGTTCAGCACCTTATGGTGGACTTGGGCCTTATCCAACTGCTCCTCCACCACCACAACCGGTGGCAGGTTATGCTTATCCACCTCCTCATCCAGGGTACGGCTATCCACCACCACCGCCTGGTTATGGATACCCACCACCACCTCCTCAGGTAAGCTATGGATACCCACCAGCTCCTCAGGTAGGCTATGGATTCCCACGGGCTCAGGCAGGATATGGGTACCCAGCAGTGCAACAACCGCCAAAGAAGAACAAGTTTGGGCTGGGATTGGGAGCTGGCTTACTCGGAGGAGTTCTTGGTGGGCTTTTAATCGGAGATATGGTGTCAGATCCTGCAGCTTACGATGCAGGGTTTGATGTTggattttga